A genomic stretch from Corynebacterium kutscheri includes:
- a CDS encoding F0F1 ATP synthase subunit B, which yields MTNVITYLAAEGEKLPLEDPPNILLPAGYDIVWSLVVFVVIGILFWKFFLPKFIEVLSEREDRIKGGIQRAEAVQAEAKAALEKYNSQLAEARAEAAEIREEARNRGKQIEAEAVAAANEQSARIIESGEKQLAAQREQVIAELRREMGQNSITLAERLLGDHLSDEAKRSGTIDKFLADLDSITPAGK from the coding sequence ATGACGAACGTCATTACTTACTTAGCCGCAGAGGGGGAGAAGCTTCCTCTTGAGGATCCACCGAACATCCTCTTGCCGGCGGGTTACGATATCGTCTGGTCGCTCGTCGTGTTCGTTGTCATTGGAATTCTCTTTTGGAAGTTTTTTCTTCCAAAGTTTATAGAAGTCCTTTCCGAGCGTGAGGATCGGATCAAGGGCGGCATTCAGCGTGCAGAAGCTGTACAAGCTGAAGCAAAGGCTGCACTTGAAAAGTACAACTCTCAGCTTGCCGAAGCTCGTGCAGAAGCTGCTGAAATCCGTGAAGAAGCCCGTAATCGAGGCAAGCAGATTGAAGCAGAAGCTGTTGCTGCAGCTAATGAGCAGAGTGCCCGCATCATCGAGTCTGGCGAGAAGCAGCTAGCCGCTCAACGTGAGCAAGTTATTGCCGAACTTCGCCGTGAGATGGGACAGAACTCTATTACTTTGGCCGAGCGTCTGTTAGGAGATCACCTCTCTGACGAAGCGAAGCGCTCTGGCACCATTGATAAGTTCTTGGCTGATCTCGACTCTATTACTCCCGCAGGAAAGTGA
- a CDS encoding F0F1 ATP synthase subunit delta produces MHAASRDALAFVISQLDSILWENESGVAVASQVGAELFDVVEVLDNERTLRIAIADTSNSADQRVDLVSAVFTGKVSQSTLELLLAAARQEWSTPREFRTGLVKLGRHALLRSAERQGQLKKVEDELFGLSRVLLKQSELTLLLDDRSTNATRKRELLAQVLYGKVTAVTEALALQVIGRRENNAIDDMLNLAKEVAALQGRDIAYVVSAAPLSDTQSQALATKLERIYGREINIHSEVEPSLLGGMVIRVGNEVIDGSTSGKLEKLRTQFV; encoded by the coding sequence ATGCACGCAGCAAGCCGCGATGCACTCGCATTCGTCATTTCCCAGCTAGATAGCATCTTATGGGAGAACGAGAGTGGTGTTGCCGTAGCCTCACAAGTTGGCGCTGAGCTTTTCGACGTTGTTGAAGTATTAGACAATGAGCGCACTTTGCGCATTGCTATTGCCGATACTTCGAATAGCGCTGATCAGCGAGTAGACCTTGTATCTGCTGTGTTCACCGGAAAAGTATCCCAATCCACTTTGGAGTTGCTATTAGCTGCAGCTCGCCAAGAATGGTCTACCCCACGGGAATTCCGTACCGGATTGGTTAAGCTAGGGCGTCACGCATTGCTTCGGTCCGCTGAACGACAGGGACAACTAAAGAAAGTTGAAGACGAACTTTTCGGACTTTCTCGAGTGCTACTTAAGCAGTCAGAGTTAACCCTTTTACTTGATGATCGCAGCACAAATGCAACGCGTAAGCGGGAATTATTAGCGCAGGTACTTTATGGGAAAGTAACTGCCGTAACCGAAGCCCTTGCATTGCAGGTGATCGGGCGACGCGAAAATAACGCTATCGACGATATGCTCAACCTCGCCAAGGAGGTTGCTGCCCTGCAAGGACGCGATATCGCTTATGTTGTCTCCGCTGCGCCTTTAAGCGACACACAGAGTCAGGCACTGGCAACCAAGTTAGAGCGCATTTATGGTCGTGAGATAAACATCCACTCTGAGGTTGAACCCAGCCTCCTCGGTGGCATGGTTATCCGAGTTGGCAATGAAGTTATTGACGGATCTACCTCAGGCAAACTTGAGAAGCTCCGAACACAATTTGTTTAA
- the atpD gene encoding F0F1 ATP synthase subunit beta, translating to MTTALTEQNAAQSTTAGRVVRVIGPVVDVEFPRGELPALFNALTVEVTLEAVAKTITLEVAQHLGDNLVRTISMAPTDGLVRGAVVTDTQRPISVPVGDVVKGHVFNALGDCLDEPGLGRDGEQWGIHRDPPPFDQLEGKTEILETGIKVIDLLTPYVKGGKIGLFGGAGVGKTVLIQEMITRIAREFSGTSVFAGVGERTREGTDLHLEMEEMGVLQDTALVFGQMDEPPGVRMRVALSGLTMAEYFRDVQHQDVLLFIDNIFRFTQAGSEVSTLLGRMPSAVGYQPTLADEMGILQERITSTKGKSITSLQAVYVPADDYTDPAPATTFAHLDATTELDRGIASKGIYPAVNPLTSTSRILEPGIVGERHYSVAQRVINILQKNKELQDIIAILGMDELSEEDKITVQRARRLERFLGQNFFVAEKFTGIPGSYVPLSETIDAFERICNGDFDHYPEQAFNGLGGLDDVEAAYKKLTEK from the coding sequence ATGACCACAGCTCTTACTGAGCAAAACGCAGCGCAGTCTACTACTGCTGGCCGCGTTGTGCGCGTCATCGGTCCGGTCGTTGACGTGGAGTTTCCACGTGGCGAGCTGCCGGCACTGTTTAACGCGTTGACTGTCGAGGTTACTCTCGAAGCAGTCGCAAAAACCATTACGCTTGAGGTTGCCCAGCATTTAGGCGATAACCTTGTGCGTACCATTTCCATGGCGCCTACCGACGGACTTGTTCGCGGTGCTGTGGTAACTGATACCCAGCGACCAATTTCTGTTCCGGTGGGCGATGTTGTAAAGGGCCATGTTTTCAATGCTTTAGGCGATTGCCTTGACGAGCCAGGCCTTGGACGTGATGGTGAGCAGTGGGGTATCCACCGTGATCCACCACCATTCGATCAGTTGGAAGGCAAGACTGAGATTCTTGAAACCGGCATTAAGGTTATCGATCTGTTGACCCCTTATGTTAAGGGCGGAAAGATTGGTCTCTTCGGTGGTGCTGGTGTGGGTAAGACAGTTCTTATTCAGGAAATGATTACCCGTATTGCCCGTGAGTTTTCTGGTACTTCCGTGTTTGCCGGTGTTGGTGAGCGTACTCGTGAGGGTACCGACTTGCACTTGGAAATGGAAGAAATGGGCGTGTTGCAAGACACCGCCTTGGTATTCGGCCAAATGGATGAGCCACCAGGAGTTCGTATGCGGGTGGCTTTGTCCGGTTTGACCATGGCGGAGTATTTCCGCGATGTTCAGCATCAGGACGTGCTGCTATTCATCGATAATATTTTCCGTTTTACTCAGGCTGGTTCCGAGGTGTCAACCTTGTTGGGTCGTATGCCTTCGGCTGTGGGCTATCAGCCAACCTTGGCTGATGAGATGGGTATTCTTCAGGAGCGTATTACCTCGACAAAAGGTAAGTCGATTACTTCGCTGCAGGCTGTTTATGTGCCTGCCGACGACTATACCGATCCAGCTCCAGCAACAACCTTCGCACACTTGGATGCTACGACCGAGTTGGATCGTGGTATTGCTTCGAAGGGTATTTACCCAGCAGTGAATCCGCTGACCTCAACCTCTCGTATCCTTGAGCCAGGTATTGTTGGTGAGCGTCACTACTCTGTCGCGCAGCGGGTAATCAATATTTTGCAGAAGAATAAAGAGCTTCAGGATATTATTGCCATCCTTGGTATGGATGAGCTTTCTGAAGAGGACAAGATTACTGTTCAGCGTGCTCGTCGCCTGGAACGATTCCTTGGCCAGAATTTCTTCGTTGCAGAAAAGTTCACTGGTATTCCAGGTTCTTATGTTCCATTGTCTGAGACCATTGATGCTTTCGAGCGTATTTGCAATGGCGACTTCGACCACTACCCAGAGCAGGCCTTTAATGGTTTGGGCGGTTTGGACGATGTTGAGGCAGCCTATAAGAAGCTGACCGAGAAGTAG
- a CDS encoding FecCD family ABC transporter permease yields the protein MSKKSTAYRWTLTIALSVLLIVALVVSLFIGASTHSPQSIIQAFHDRNWDAPALTTVTYIRLPRGILALVIGAALAVSGAIMQLVTRNPLASPQTLGINATAALAMVAYIVLGWNIGSGVWPAFFGACLGGFAVMLFSLGSRRGPVVLALAGMAVHLLCTALIQALAVLNERAVDVVFWMNGSLAGAQWDKVRLAVPLVTAMLLLAIACSRSIQALGLGREIATGLGIPYLRTISGATILVIILAGTSVAVAGPIGFVGLIVPHVVRALIGRAPMWEFPLCALVGAILLVLADIGARIIMWPSETPVGVLTALIGAPVFLFLARAVGRKK from the coding sequence ATGAGTAAAAAATCCACTGCTTATCGGTGGACATTGACTATTGCGTTATCTGTGTTACTTATTGTGGCCTTGGTAGTAAGCCTTTTTATTGGCGCAAGTACCCATAGCCCGCAGAGCATCATCCAAGCATTTCATGACCGAAATTGGGATGCTCCCGCATTAACAACCGTGACCTATATTCGGTTACCTCGCGGTATATTGGCACTGGTTATTGGTGCTGCTTTGGCAGTATCTGGTGCCATTATGCAATTGGTAACACGCAACCCATTAGCCTCCCCCCAAACTTTGGGCATTAATGCCACCGCTGCTTTAGCAATGGTGGCATATATTGTGCTTGGTTGGAATATTGGTAGCGGGGTATGGCCAGCGTTTTTTGGTGCTTGTTTGGGCGGCTTTGCAGTCATGCTTTTTAGTCTGGGATCCCGGCGTGGTCCAGTTGTATTGGCATTAGCTGGTATGGCAGTGCATTTATTATGTACGGCGCTTATTCAGGCTCTTGCTGTACTTAATGAACGTGCCGTCGATGTCGTATTTTGGATGAATGGATCTTTAGCTGGTGCACAGTGGGACAAGGTACGTCTTGCTGTTCCATTAGTTACGGCTATGTTGTTATTGGCTATTGCGTGCTCTCGTTCTATTCAAGCATTAGGTTTAGGACGCGAAATTGCCACTGGATTAGGAATCCCTTATCTACGAACCATTAGTGGTGCGACGATCCTGGTGATTATTCTCGCTGGCACATCAGTAGCTGTCGCTGGTCCTATTGGTTTTGTGGGCTTGATTGTTCCCCATGTGGTTCGAGCGCTTATTGGCCGAGCTCCGATGTGGGAGTTCCCACTATGCGCACTGGTTGGGGCGATACTGCTTGTGCTAGCAGATATTGGAGCACGCATTATTATGTGGCCTTCAGAAACCCCAGTTGGCGTACTTACGGCGCTTATTGGTGCGCCAGTATTTTTGTTTCTTGCTCGTGCAGTAGGAAGGAAGAAATAA
- the atpB gene encoding F0F1 ATP synthase subunit A, with protein MKGTFHAPDIAHEFFPDPLWLADVAGGWFTIDRLMFVRLLMAVVLAVFFLIALRNPKLVPSGLQNVAEYMLDFVRIHIAEDILGKKEGRRFLPVIATIFFVVFAMNLPSVIPFLNVSPNARVGMPLVLAVFGYIAFIYAGAKRYGFFKYMRSSLVIPNLPRALHLLVVPLEFLSTFILRPVTLTIRLMANMLVGHIILVLIFSATNFFFWQMNGWTALSAVTIIVGVAFTLFELLVIFLQAYIFALLVAVYIELSLHADEH; from the coding sequence ATGAAGGGCACCTTTCATGCGCCCGACATTGCACACGAATTTTTCCCGGATCCGTTGTGGCTCGCCGATGTGGCGGGTGGCTGGTTCACCATCGACCGTCTGATGTTCGTCCGTCTTTTGATGGCAGTAGTATTGGCTGTATTTTTTCTTATCGCTTTGCGTAACCCCAAGCTGGTTCCTAGCGGTTTGCAAAATGTTGCCGAGTATATGCTGGATTTTGTTCGTATTCATATCGCAGAAGATATTCTGGGCAAAAAAGAAGGGCGACGTTTCCTTCCTGTTATTGCCACCATTTTCTTCGTTGTGTTTGCAATGAACTTGCCCTCGGTTATTCCATTTTTGAACGTGTCCCCAAATGCACGTGTTGGTATGCCGTTGGTACTAGCTGTTTTTGGTTACATTGCCTTCATCTATGCAGGTGCAAAAAGGTACGGGTTCTTTAAGTACATGCGTTCCTCTCTGGTTATTCCGAACCTACCGCGAGCATTGCATTTACTTGTGGTACCGCTAGAGTTTCTCTCTACCTTTATTTTGCGTCCGGTAACTCTAACCATTCGTTTGATGGCCAATATGCTTGTTGGTCACATCATTTTGGTTTTGATCTTCTCTGCAACGAATTTCTTCTTCTGGCAGATGAACGGTTGGACGGCACTATCGGCAGTGACGATCATTGTTGGTGTTGCATTTACTTTGTTTGAGCTATTGGTCATTTTCTTGCAGGCATATATCTTCGCCCTGCTGGTGGCTGTGTATATCGAACTATCGCTACATGCAGATGAACACTGA
- a CDS encoding ABC transporter substrate-binding protein, translated as MSVLRTLLVTSVCAALGLAACSTDSSQTATNDTATKQTVTVSHDKGETTLNGPIESVVALEFSFVDALLTLDTVPVGIADDDDESRITQLAGDQLNYTSVGTRSEPNQEIIASLQPDLIIADTDRHSDIYEQLSAIAPTIVLNSREGSYEDMKKNTVVIAESLGDKKQGEQVVSEHEQRMEEIKATAATLDPRTVQLVTAREDSLRIATSDSFVGSVIEEIGIEVPVKSDKAYEDASLERIAEVNPDVLLVASDVKNPVTSSWEGNPVWDNMTANSTPNSRFDVDRNLYTRFRGLTTAEHIASDVVSKLQ; from the coding sequence ATGTCTGTACTCAGGACTTTATTGGTAACTTCGGTATGCGCCGCTTTGGGGCTAGCTGCTTGTTCTACAGATAGTAGCCAGACTGCAACCAATGACACCGCAACAAAGCAAACTGTTACTGTGAGCCACGATAAGGGAGAAACCACCCTTAACGGACCGATTGAGTCTGTTGTTGCCTTGGAATTTTCCTTTGTTGATGCATTGCTTACCTTAGATACAGTTCCAGTAGGTATTGCTGACGACGATGATGAAAGCCGTATTACTCAACTAGCTGGTGACCAACTAAACTACACCTCGGTAGGTACTCGTTCAGAGCCAAACCAGGAGATTATTGCTAGCTTGCAGCCAGATCTGATTATCGCTGATACGGATCGGCACTCAGATATCTATGAACAGCTTTCGGCGATTGCCCCAACAATTGTTCTTAATAGTCGTGAAGGCTCTTATGAAGATATGAAGAAAAACACCGTTGTTATCGCCGAAAGCTTAGGTGATAAAAAACAGGGTGAGCAGGTAGTAAGTGAACATGAGCAGCGTATGGAAGAAATTAAAGCAACTGCTGCCACACTTGATCCACGTACCGTGCAATTGGTTACTGCACGCGAGGATTCACTACGTATCGCTACCTCCGATTCTTTCGTAGGATCAGTGATTGAAGAGATCGGCATTGAAGTACCAGTCAAAAGCGATAAGGCTTATGAAGATGCCAGCCTAGAGCGTATTGCTGAGGTCAATCCTGATGTGCTGTTGGTTGCTAGCGACGTAAAAAATCCGGTTACCAGCTCGTGGGAAGGTAACCCAGTGTGGGACAATATGACAGCTAATTCCACGCCAAATTCACGTTTCGATGTTGACCGAAACCTTTACACCCGCTTCCGTGGTCTTACCACGGCTGAGCATATTGCATCGGATGTAGTTTCTAAGTTGCAATAA
- a CDS encoding F0F1 ATP synthase subunit gamma, whose amino-acid sequence MANLRELRDRIKSVNSTKKITKAQELIATSRITKAQARVEAAQPYATELHNVMERLAAACSLDHPMLQERENAKRAAVLVVSSDRGMAGGYNYNVFKKAAELQKLLEESGYEVVRYVTGNKGVGYYKFRGEDVAGAWSGFSQDPTWKQTHDVRRHLIDGFLAGSEGTAKYRQGLNTDEHTPVVGFDSVHVVYTEFESMLTQTARAHQLLPIVPVIESPDYPPMEEGILTDSGQPEPDFEFEPSAEVLLEALLPQYVSRTLFSYFLEAAAAESASRRNAMKSATDNATELVKDLSRVANQARQAQITQEITEIVGGAGALAESAESD is encoded by the coding sequence ATGGCTAATCTTCGGGAATTACGCGACCGCATTAAATCGGTCAATTCGACGAAGAAGATTACCAAGGCTCAGGAGCTGATCGCGACATCGCGTATTACTAAAGCTCAAGCCAGGGTCGAGGCTGCACAGCCTTATGCCACCGAGCTCCACAATGTGATGGAACGTCTGGCTGCGGCTTGTTCTCTTGATCACCCGATGCTTCAAGAACGTGAAAATGCTAAGCGTGCTGCTGTTCTGGTGGTATCGAGTGATCGCGGTATGGCCGGCGGGTATAACTATAACGTCTTCAAGAAAGCAGCTGAGTTACAAAAGCTTCTTGAAGAATCTGGTTATGAGGTCGTGCGATACGTAACAGGTAATAAGGGAGTCGGCTACTATAAGTTCCGCGGTGAAGATGTCGCCGGAGCTTGGTCTGGTTTCTCTCAGGATCCAACATGGAAACAAACCCATGATGTGCGTCGTCACCTCATTGATGGCTTCCTTGCTGGTTCTGAGGGCACGGCTAAATACCGTCAAGGGCTTAATACAGATGAACACACTCCAGTAGTTGGTTTTGATTCTGTGCACGTGGTGTACACAGAATTCGAGTCGATGTTGACTCAGACCGCTCGTGCTCACCAACTATTGCCGATTGTTCCGGTTATTGAAAGCCCAGATTATCCTCCGATGGAAGAAGGAATCTTAACTGATTCTGGTCAACCGGAACCAGACTTTGAGTTTGAGCCGAGTGCTGAAGTTCTATTAGAGGCCTTGTTACCACAATATGTTTCGCGCACCTTGTTCTCCTACTTCTTGGAGGCTGCGGCTGCCGAGTCGGCATCGCGTCGAAACGCTATGAAGTCTGCAACTGATAATGCCACCGAGCTTGTGAAGGATCTTTCACGAGTAGCAAACCAGGCACGTCAGGCGCAGATTACCCAGGAAATTACAGAGATTGTCGGTGGCGCTGGCGCGCTCGCCGAAAGCGCAGAAAGTGACTAG
- the atpA gene encoding F0F1 ATP synthase subunit alpha, with protein sequence MAELTISSDEIRSAIANYTASYSAEASREEVGVVISAADGIAQVSGLPSVMANELLEFPGGVIGVAQNLDTDRIGVVVLGNYETLKEGDEVKRTGDVLSIPVGDNFLGRVINPLGQPIDGLGAIEAEEDRVLELQAPSVLQRQPVSEPMQTGIKAIDAMTPIGRGQRQLIIGDRKTGKTAVCIDTILNQKANWESGDKTKQVRCIYVAIGQKGSTIAAVRRTLEEHGALEYTTIVAAPASDSAGFKWLAPFAGAALGQHWMYQGNHVLVIYDDLTKQAEAYRAISLLLRRPPGREAYPGDVFYLHSRLLERAAKLSDDMGAGSMTALPIIETKANDVSAFIPTNVISITDGQVFLESDLFNKGVRPAINVGVSVSRVGGAAQTKGMKKVSGSLRLDLAAFRDLEAFAAFASDLDAASKAQLNRGARLVELLKQAENTPQTVEHQIVSIWLAGEGYFDNVPVEDIRRFEAELIDSLMANHSEVFEQIAGGNQLSEESQETLVAATEEFKLTFQTTDGTPVINEAEVEALPEEQVKKNTLSVKK encoded by the coding sequence ATGGCGGAGCTTACGATCTCCTCCGATGAGATTCGTAGCGCGATTGCGAACTACACCGCGAGCTACTCCGCGGAGGCCTCCCGTGAGGAGGTCGGCGTGGTCATTTCAGCCGCTGATGGTATTGCACAGGTTTCTGGCCTACCATCAGTTATGGCGAATGAGCTCCTTGAGTTCCCAGGTGGCGTCATCGGCGTCGCACAAAACCTTGATACTGATCGTATTGGTGTTGTGGTCCTGGGTAACTACGAAACCCTAAAAGAAGGCGACGAAGTTAAACGAACTGGCGACGTTTTGTCGATTCCAGTTGGCGATAACTTCCTTGGGCGCGTTATTAACCCATTAGGTCAGCCAATCGACGGCTTGGGCGCTATTGAAGCAGAAGAAGACCGCGTGCTAGAACTTCAGGCACCATCTGTGCTTCAGCGTCAGCCAGTTTCCGAGCCAATGCAAACCGGCATCAAGGCTATTGATGCGATGACCCCCATTGGTCGTGGTCAGCGTCAGTTGATCATTGGTGACCGCAAGACTGGTAAGACTGCTGTTTGTATTGACACTATCTTGAACCAGAAAGCCAACTGGGAATCTGGCGATAAGACGAAGCAAGTTCGTTGTATTTATGTCGCTATTGGCCAGAAAGGCTCCACTATTGCTGCCGTGCGTAGAACCCTTGAGGAGCATGGCGCATTAGAATACACCACTATCGTCGCTGCCCCGGCATCTGATTCTGCCGGTTTTAAGTGGCTGGCACCTTTTGCTGGTGCTGCCCTTGGCCAGCACTGGATGTATCAAGGCAATCACGTATTGGTTATTTATGATGATTTGACCAAGCAAGCCGAGGCTTACCGTGCAATTTCCTTGCTGTTGCGTCGTCCACCAGGACGTGAAGCATATCCAGGCGATGTTTTCTATTTGCACTCTCGTTTGCTAGAACGCGCCGCTAAGTTATCTGATGATATGGGTGCAGGTTCGATGACGGCATTGCCGATTATCGAGACTAAGGCAAATGACGTTTCTGCTTTCATCCCCACCAACGTTATTTCGATTACTGACGGTCAGGTCTTCCTAGAGTCTGATTTGTTTAACAAGGGTGTTCGTCCTGCTATTAACGTCGGTGTGTCCGTGTCTCGTGTGGGTGGTGCTGCACAGACTAAGGGTATGAAGAAGGTTTCTGGTTCGCTTCGTTTAGACCTAGCTGCTTTCCGTGACCTGGAAGCGTTCGCTGCATTCGCCTCTGATTTGGATGCAGCATCCAAGGCACAACTTAACCGCGGAGCTCGTCTGGTTGAGCTATTGAAACAGGCGGAGAATACGCCACAGACTGTTGAACACCAGATTGTCTCAATTTGGTTGGCTGGTGAAGGCTACTTCGATAATGTTCCCGTTGAAGATATCCGTCGCTTTGAAGCTGAACTCATTGATAGTTTGATGGCTAACCATAGCGAGGTCTTTGAACAAATTGCTGGTGGAAACCAGCTTTCAGAAGAATCTCAAGAAACTCTGGTGGCAGCAACTGAGGAGTTTAAGCTCACCTTCCAAACCACTGATGGCACCCCAGTTATCAATGAGGCAGAAGTTGAAGCTCTTCCTGAGGAACAAGTAAAGAAGAACACGCTGTCGGTCAAGAAATAA
- a CDS encoding F0F1 ATP synthase subunit epsilon — translation MADITVELVAVERKLWSGKATIVTAQTTEGEIGVLPGHEPMLGQLVDNGVVTIRPVEGSKLTAAVQGGFLSISKDKVTILADYAVWADEVDSSAAQSQLSADNKVSKARAEAELKAVRRSAEA, via the coding sequence ATGGCTGACATCACCGTTGAGTTGGTGGCTGTAGAGCGCAAGCTATGGTCGGGTAAAGCCACCATTGTTACTGCTCAAACTACCGAGGGTGAGATCGGTGTGCTGCCTGGTCATGAACCCATGCTTGGCCAATTGGTCGATAATGGTGTTGTGACAATCCGTCCTGTTGAAGGCAGCAAGCTAACTGCTGCTGTCCAGGGTGGTTTCCTATCTATCTCTAAAGATAAGGTCACCATTCTTGCTGACTATGCGGTATGGGCTGATGAGGTTGATTCTTCGGCAGCACAATCGCAATTAAGTGCAGACAATAAGGTATCGAAGGCACGTGCTGAGGCTGAGCTAAAAGCTGTGCGTCGTAGCGCAGAGGCTTAA
- a CDS encoding ATP synthase F0 subunit C, with product MKETILSQGAEGITGSISALGYGVATIGPGLGIGILVGKALEGMARQPEMAGQLRTTMFLGIAFVEALALIGLAAGFIL from the coding sequence ATGAAAGAAACCATTTTGTCGCAGGGTGCTGAAGGCATCACTGGTTCTATCTCTGCTCTTGGCTATGGTGTTGCCACCATCGGCCCAGGTCTAGGTATTGGCATCCTTGTTGGTAAGGCTCTTGAAGGTATGGCTCGCCAACCAGAGATGGCCGGACAGCTGCGTACTACCATGTTCCTTGGCATTGCGTTCGTTGAGGCTCTTGCACTTATTGGTCTTGCAGCTGGTTTTATCCTCTAA